tggccatgacggacagaagacgtatgtctgattgatccgatcatgtatccacgggcagagcttggttgaaagaggcaatatcgtatgattacgcctactttcaatcctctgttggcttttttgacctaccttgacctagactacacccgtgagtggggagggatatacatgacaggtaccgttggtgaccgttCTGTTCTGCTGATGACTTGTGTTCTCATGGTTTCATTgtgcctatgccggacctttgatcctgcaacGTCCGATCTTATCCAGAGGCAACacacacttctcctatgtggggaaacctccattgcatcatttacatcatggcatatttaccttccaaaaaaaaagagaaaagaaaagaaagaaaagatgtaaaaaaaaaaaaaggaaaaaagaaaagaagaaaaatagtattatttctcatatgcatgccatttttcagggtatccgagGTTATTACTTTTCATCCAGGATGGCTAGCAACGTGACCGCTACCAGAGAAGCTACAAGGCGTACTCACACTTACAGTTTCCATCGCGAAGGTTTGGTTCAGTTGGGGCAATTGGGTGGACTGATCACTGGTCATAATAAAACTGTGTTCACTGAGAATTATGGAAACATCTTGACTCTTTTGGACTCACACGTCGACGAATGGGGTTTGTCTACTCTTCTCCAGTTCTACGATCCTGACTTGCGTTGTTTCACCTTCTCAGGCTATCAGTTGGCTCCCACTCTCGAGGAGTACTCTCACTTTCTcaatatcaagattcaacacaaggTTCCTTTCGTGTGTGTCCCAGAGAAGCCTGATTTGAACAacattgccaacgctctttatttgagcatagaaGACGTCCTTGggaattggaagaagaatggtaACACCCATGGTTTCTATATGAGTTTCTTGGTTGAGAAGGCTCAAGAGTTGGCTAACAAAAAGATGTGGGAGGCTTTCAACGCCCTTCTGGCCGTTTTGATTTATGGGATCGTAATGTTCcctaacattcacaagttcgttgatctGGCTGCTATATGTCTTTTTGTGGAGAAGAATCCGGTCCCTACTTTGCTAGCCGATACGTACTATTCTGTTCACTCTCGATATGGGAAAGGAGGAGCCATAAGAAATTGTTTGCCGCTGTTATACACCTGGTTTAAGTCTCACCTGCCTACAAGTGGTCCTTTCATTACTTCTACtcagaaatggcctcaaaggatcatggggcttaccgGAAATGACATTGTCTGGTGTCCTGCTGGGATGGACGTAGAGAGGATTATAACTAGTTGTGGTGCTTTTGACAATGTTCCCCTCATAGGAACAAAAGGtgttatcaattataatcctaa
The Vicia villosa cultivar HV-30 ecotype Madison, WI linkage group LG6, Vvil1.0, whole genome shotgun sequence genome window above contains:
- the LOC131613679 gene encoding uncharacterized protein LOC131613679, with translation MASNVTATREATRRTHTYSFHREGLVQLGQLGGLITGHNKTVFTENYGNILTLLDSHVDEWGLSTLLQFYDPDLRCFTFSGYQLAPTLEEYSHFLNIKIQHKVPFVCVPEKPDLNNIANALYLSIEDVLGNWKKNGNTHGFYMSFLVEKAQELANKKMWEAFNALLAVLIYGIVMFPNIHKFVDLAAICLFVEKNPVPTLLADTYYSVHSRYGKGGAIRNCLPLLYTWFKSHLPTSGPFITSTQKWPQRIMGLTGNDIVWCPAGMDVERIITSCGAFDNGTDPKGLEKVVSAWKDIHTSDQISLGEKNAVAKQAYTDWVENRVKDRLLPFPKVNPLYEQPPKILIAAVPAENRIQVDMESTQLHEKKSDAQPKHCLVDQKKVELTHEAKMLKGESSRVQKRARTEKVAVREEAGFRVENLQMILVLIDALDTVSWGNHSLGVIFTLPCNGNVTGWY